The segment GCAAAACGCAAACTGCTGTCAATTTTCGAAATTCATGTGCTTTGTAGACTTGAATTTACACGATTTGAGAAACCAAGGAATCAGAGAAACAATAAAAGCAATTAGAATATTCTGTAACACTCCATTCCTTCCATGCCCACCCTCACTGAGCCCCCCGCCCACAGGCTCCCGATTGCCTTCTGGCTGATTTAGTTCTTCTCCCCAACACTGATTTAATGGCCACTAAAGACAGCTCTAGTTCTGGATGAAGTAGTGGATTTCTCTGGGACAATATTTTCCCAAGTCTTTGCCAGTCTCTGCCTTCAGTTCTCTTTCCTTATTCTGAGAGCTGTAGTAATCAGACAATTCCAGGAAAGCCTCTCTGCGAGAGACCCTGCTCACtttgtattttgtttcatttgtgatGGACGCTTCTTCCAGGTAGGGTGGCCCTCAAGGAAAGGTATGGATGGGGCGGTAGAGACAGATGCTGACATCTGCTTCTCCCCTTCATCTGCACTGGAAGTGCTCTGCCAGCAGGCCCAGGCGGGTAGCTGTAGCACAGCTGGACTGGGAAAGCCTCACCTGTCTGTCACAACTCTCCGATGTCTTTAATCATTGAAACTGAAGGCTTCTCAACTGTGTTCACGTTCTGGTTGCAGCTGCGCAGCCCCACTGTTAATGCTCCATCACGGGCAGCCAACCAGTGCCAGAGGAAGAGGAACAGGCAGATCGCCACCTCGCTGGCAGCACTGTGGTGGCACCCCTGAGGACTCTCactggaaaaaaagcaaaagaaagcccTGGCTGTTCTCTCCACATGGCAGCAGCTCCAAGTCTAGGCAGCCGCTTCTCTCCACTGGGCACACCTGGCCAGGCCGGAGGGGAGGTGCCCATGCCAGGATCTCTGCAGTCAGTCTGCAAGGGCTTCAGCTCACATTATGTTCTTTCCATATGGCAACAAAAATTCCTAACTCCttaccctgtttgtttaatgaaATGCAGCGAGTAAATGCCAGGCTGAAACACTCTCCTTCATGAATCAGCTCCTTCCCCAGGGCTGTCTTGAAGATCCATTGGGGAGTTTCAATCCCCCCGGGAAAAGGAATACAAAGACTGCTTCAACCCATGAATAGACGAATAATTCCAACACGCTATCCTGTGAGTAGAACACAGGCTCATAGAAGGCATGTTCTGATGGCCAGAAGAATGGCCTCCCCTTCTGTCCCCAGAGTATGAAGGCGGGCTGAGTAATCAAATGACAACATCTCTAAAGCAGCCTCCTTAATACTGATAAAACATGGAAATCTTACAAAACACCAGGGAGTGGTTATAAAACATGAAGCAATTTCCAAACAAGAATGATAAGAAAGGCTGGCTACGGACCAGACCCTAGGGGAGCTTGGCTGGGATCTCTTAGAGGGTAAGAagcaagactgggcttccccaaaACTCGAGAAGGCTCACCGGCCAGGCAGAAGCCCTGGGTTGGTACCCAGGGCAGAATGCCTTTTCCATCTCCTCAACCAGGAGGCCCCCAAATGCACGAGTTGCATTTATATTGTGTGTGAGTCTCATCTTAAAAGCTCTAAAGGGGAGAAAATTGACAATATATATATCAtaagcagatggtgattgaagccatgaaattaaaagatgcttactccttggaaggaaagttatgaccaacctagatagcatattcaaaagcagagacattactttgccaacaaaggtccgtctagtcaaggctatggtttttccagtggtcatgtatggatgagagagttggactgtgaagaaggctgagcgccgaagaattgatgcttttgaactgtggtgttggagaagactcttgagagtcccttggactgcaaggagatccaaccagtccattctgaaggagatcagtcctgggtgttctttgaaaggaatgattctaaagctgaaactccagtactttggccatctcatgcaaagagttgactcattagaaaagactctaatgctgggagggattgagggcaggaggagaaggggacgacagaggatgagatggctggatggcatcaccgacttgatggacgtgagtctgagtgaactccgggagttggtgatggacagggaggcctggcgtgctacgattcatggggttgcagagtcggacacgactgagcgactgaactgaactgaactccttagaaggaaagttatgaccaacctagacagcatattaaaaaacagagacattactttgccaacaaaggtctgtctagtcaaggctatggtttttccagtggtcatgtatggatgtgagagttggactataaagaaagctgagcgccaaagaattgatgcttttaaactgtggtgttggagaagattcttgagagtcccttggactgcaaggagatccaaccagtccatcctaaaggagatcagtcctgaatattcattggaaggactgatgttgaagctgaaactccaatactttggccacttgatgcgaagagctgactcattcaaaaagaccctgatgctgggaaagattgagggcaggaggagaagggcacgacagaggatgagatggttggatggcatcactgactcaatggacatgggtttgggttaactctgggagttggtgatggacagggaggcctggcgtgctgtggttcgtggggtcgcaaagagttggatacgactgagcgactgaactgatactgatatcATAAGCATGTCCTTTGAACTATTTTTCTGCTAGGTCTtattttcgtgtgtgtgtgtttgttgttcTGATCTCCTGCAGCAGGAGACAAGTCTCCCTGGGGAGGCCCAGGACCAGAGTCCTCCACTGGAGCAGGTCTCTGGACTTAGTTGTCATTCCCTAGATAAAGGTCATTTGCGGAGCCACAAATGGCATCCTGGCGTACAGCTGAAGAAGTCAAGCCATACCACACAGGAGACCAGAAAATAGACTTTAATTTTACATGTACAAATGTTGCCTTAAATTCACAGCAGTTAAGAAAACAATGTATACAAACTTCAGCTTCcagggaaaaggagaagacaaAGGTTCGGCAGTTGGAGGCTGCTGTGCACATCAGCCCAGGAATCCGACTTTCTGTCTCTTGGGCCCCAGGCTCTCCTCCTTGTGTAGAATACTCTGCAGGGAGGCATGCAGCACCTTGCCCACGCGCTTGCCAGTCTGCAGGATGGAGAAGGGCAGACAGAAGAGGGCATATGCCCACCCATGAGGCACATGTACTCTGACCAAGAGAAGCATCCCTGCCAATCAGCCATTCCAAAGCTGCACACATTCCATCGGCCTTACAGGACTTTCATTCAATATAAAAAccccagggagttccctggtggtccaggggctgagagtctgcactcccaacgcagggggctcgagtttgatccctggacagggaactatagatcccacatgccaccactgaagatcctgcatgctgcaactaagaccaggtgctgccaaaaaaaaaataaataaaaaaaccaaCCCTCCAAACCCCAACACCACAGCAGTTAACATTCTGGGATAGCCTCTATTctgagaaaggggaaaaagaaaaaggaaaaggcaacccccAAGCAGCAAGCAGAAAGGAACAAAAGCTGCCTTGGTCCTTAGCTGCTGCCACTAGAAGCAGCAGAACAGTCACCAGTCAGAACTTGGGTACAGGCACTGCGTTGCAGAGAAGGCATGGGGAGACCACGGGGAAGCCAGAATCTGTCTGATGAAGGAACAGATGGTGCTGGGAACCCTTTTTAACAAGCAGTGTCTAATTTGCCTGCCACCAAAGGAGACCTGCTCAGATAGGACCAAAGTCAATACCTGAATAGAGTCTTTGATGTTACTGCCATGCAGAGATGCTAAAAGCATAAATTGCTGGGATCAAGACATGTCAAGAGGTCAGACAACCCCACAGATTTCCTAATTAGCCCCCTACACAGGGGACAGAAGGGGGCCTTGACAAAAAAAATCCCAACtatataaaaatctttctttaggCAACTGTTTTTGGGTCACATGAATCATTTCAAGAATATTATGAACCAACTACAAGTTTCCTCTTCAAGCCTTCCACGTTCTCATACCAGCTTTAGTTCACTTGTGCTACTGGTTCCATTCCCGTCAATGTCAGGGAGAAAGACACCCAGGCCCGGTCCCACCCCAGTCCTCCCAGTCATCGGTGGTCTCTCCCCAGGGCTGTGTGCCTTTTCCCCTGACCCCGGACTATAACAAGGGATGAGACCCCAAGTGTCACAAAAACTCATATGAAGAGCAGAGCTTAGTCTAAAGACTGGGAAGGGATCAAGTCTATGAAATCCGAAGTCAGGATTAAGGTCCAAAGTGACTTTGGAAAGATTTTTATCgcaacattaaaaaaaggaaaaaatgtccaAGTAGGGGACACTGACCAGGGAAACTGATTATTCATATGAACGAAGGCAGGGAGAGAACAGGAAATGAGACAAACAGGCCACCAGGACGTGCGAGATCTGGACCTGGCCTTGCAGGAGAGGTTACAGCAGCCAGGGGCGGCAGACACAACCAGCTGAGTGTAAGCTTTTATCAGGAGTGAAGGGGACGGGAGTGCCGACCAGTCAGTTCAGGAGCAGCTGGACAGCGCCCAAATGCTGCTGCCAGGCCTGGGAAACCGAGGGGAGCAACCTGCCCAGGGGCTGTTGGGGGCTTTCCCCCATCCCTCTTCATCTCCATTTACACGCTTCCAGGCCCACGCAGAACAGGGAGACCACCATCCTGTACCCCCAGCTCCACCTCTGCCCACTCTCCTCAACAGGCAGGAAGCAGTCGGCCAGGATTTCAGTTCCCTCATCCAATCACTGAAGCCTGGGATTTGGGAGTTACAAGTGAGTTACATTATCGTTCCAACGTTCTTATTCAGAAACGTGGCACTGGGGTCAGAGAAGGAGAGGATAAGGAACTCTTATGGGCAGCTCGCTACCTCCTGGTCCCAAGCCCCCACCCACCACGACCTCAGCTAGCTCAGCGACATCTGCCTTATACCAGCTGCTCTCCAGTCCCCAAAAGTGGGGTGAAGAGGGGAAAATGGGGAGAATTTCCATGTGACCAAGGGGGCAGGAGGCAGCAAGCGCTCCCAGCCAGGTCCCAGCACCCACTTCAGAACCAAACTCACCTCCAGCATCTCGAAGATGCTCTCTGGGTCCAGGCTGCCCTTTCCCACCTTCCTCATGCATGTCACGACTCCCTTGCTGGTCACAGACACCAGCAAACTGGCCAAGGAGCAGGCCTCCTCCTGAAGAGTAGCGTCCACCACGTGCCGATAGCCAATCTGCAAGACAAGGGCAGCAGTGCACACGCGTGGGCAACACATACCCCGGACCCCCACTTCTGAGGGCCTCGCAGGGGGAATACCCATACCACCCATTCAGGTCTTATGTTAGACTGTgttcataagaaaaatatttgaagtacTGTTTAAAGGCTGTGTTAACAGTGTAACAGAAGCATGAAATGGAAACACAGGGTGAGGGGGAGGGTGGTCAGAATTAAAATCCAGAGACCTTCCAAGTCAGGGGCTATCCAGGGGTCCCCAGCAGAGGTCCCCTGGACGTTTCACTGATGACAGAGATGAATGCAGAGGGCCCATGCTGATGGACGCACTCAAGAATGAGTCAAGGGCAGGTGGCTCTGGTCGTCCCAACACTTCACCACAGCCCAGGCTCGTGTAGCGATCCTGGTGGAATTAAACCTGGCCTGTCAGTCTGATCTGCATCCAGTGAATCCCGAGTGGAATCCTGACCGTCTCAATCAGAACAAGCCTCTTTGCACAGTCCTGGGCGGTGCCAGTCACGCATAAGCATCAGCCAGCTGCTCCGCTCCACAGGCCATGGTGCTCCACGCTTGATGTATTAGACACCCAGGCCCTGCTCCAGCCCTCATTTAACAGATGTGCTCAATGGGGCCCACAGAGGGGGCAGTGTCTGCCTTTCAACCACCTTTTTACTATTCAAGCAGCCCAGACACCAGAGTTGAAAGAATTAAAGGAACTATGCATTCAAGGTATTTTGGTGAAATGACTGGTAGACAGAAGGAGCTCTGCAAACTCTGGCTACTGCTACTATGAACCCACTCATGTGCTCCTGAGACCAGAGCCATATCGTCCcattaaaaagagaaagctgTTTATGGTAGTGGTCTCTAATATAACGAAATTAGTGGGTTTAGGTTAAAGGTACTTCTGTATGGGCTGTAAACCATAACTTCTCAACCTGCTAGGTGACCTTAACAGGCCAGGGTTGGAGGAGATTGACAAGGAAGAAAAAACCAGGAGATAAAAGCTCTTACTTTGCACAGGGTGACGATGCAGGGGACATTCTCCACGCTTAGCTGGATGCAGTCGTAGGGGTCATCAGACAGTTCAATGTCCTTCGACCCTTCTTCGTCTTCCAGAACACGAACTCTTGGTATcctagaagcagaattaaaattcCCATTTACTGAAAGGAAGCATGGTAACTTCTTTTCATT is part of the Bubalus kerabau isolate K-KA32 ecotype Philippines breed swamp buffalo chromosome 20, PCC_UOA_SB_1v2, whole genome shotgun sequence genome and harbors:
- the EXOSC7 gene encoding exosome complex component RRP42 isoform X5, whose product is MASVALSEAEKVYIVHGVQEDLRVDGRGCEDYRCVEVETDVVSNTSGSARVKLGHTDILVGVKAEMGTPKLEKPNEGYLEFFVDWIPRVRVLEDEEGSKDIELSDDPYDCIQLSVENVPCIVTLCKIGYRHVVDATLQEEACSLASLLVSVTSKGVVTCMRKVGKGSLDPESIFEMLEHLCMAVTSKTLFRLASAWARCCMPPCRVFYTRRRAWGPRDRKSDSWADVHSSLQLPNLCLLLFPGS
- the EXOSC7 gene encoding exosome complex component RRP42 isoform X6, whose amino-acid sequence is MSSASATPEFEGRGGDDLGTEIANTLYRIFNKSSIDLKSLCISPREHCWVLYVDVLLLECGGNLFDAISIAVKAALFNTRIPRVRVLEDEEGSKDIELSDDPYDCIQLSVENVPCIVTLCKIGYRHVVDATLQEEACSLASLLVSVTSKGVVTCMRKVGKGSLDPESIFEMLEHLCMAVTSKTLFRLASAWARCCMPPCRVFYTRRRAWGPRDRKSDSWADVHSSLQLPNLCLLLFPGS
- the EXOSC7 gene encoding exosome complex component RRP42 isoform X4 produces the protein MGTPKLEKPNEGYLEFFVDCSASATPEFEGRGGDDLGTEIANTLYRIFNKSSIDLKSLCISPREHCWVLYVDVLLLECGGNLFDAISIAVKAALFNTRIPRVRVLEDEEGSKDIELSDDPYDCIQLSVENVPCIVTLCKIGYRHVVDATLQEEACSLASLLVSVTSKGVVTCMRKVGKGSLDPESIFEMLEHLCMAVTSKTLFRLASAWARCCMPPCRVFYTRRRAWGPRDRKSDSWADVHSSLQLPNLCLLLFPGS